AGAGAACGGAGGCCGCGAGGCCTGCTCCTACTCGATTGGAGTTGACGCCGTTTGGCAAAGAACGTGGATAAACTCCGCACTGCTGCTTTCATATTGCTCAAACAGTGTTTGCCATTCTAGGTCAGCGCGTCGTTTTGCTATTTCAAATCTCCTTTGGGTTGGATAGTTGATCTTAGTTTTCGTGCTGAAAGATTAGAATGCGGGTTTTATGATGCGCTTACTTTACATCAATATAGAAGTGAAAGTTATCGCAGTGGCTCGTTGTTACGGGTGTCATCAACACATTATTCTTCTTTTAGTAGTAAAACAAAGTGCTTTCTACGTTCATTATTTGTAAAAATGACGCGATTTTTGTCAATGTCAAAGCCCCAGAGTAGTTCGCCGTCAGAATAGTTTAAGACAGAAACCAAAGACCATAAGCTCAAAGATATAGGTGTTGCTAACGTGTTGGGTGGAATCGGCATTGGGTAATCAATAGATGAATGTACATTATCCTGCGAGAGACTAAGAGTCGTGAGATCTGATTGAAAGTGCTGATCTATATGTAACCGAGCTTTTTTTTCATCGTTGGCAACATTGAGGTTTACCAGGGTTTCTTTCAATGTGTGCGTACTAAATGAGTTGAAATACTCATTGTCCAGTGAACGGAATTGTTCGGCAACGCTTGCTCCATCCCAGGTGGGTTGAGTTTGTCTAAAAGCACATTGCCATTGACCTCTAGACAAAGATAAGTGGGACTGACAAATATCAACCCGAACTGAGCCTGAAACCTGACTTAGCAGACCCGTTAATTTGCTAAGGGCAGATATGTTGATGTGTGCCAGTCGGTTATTATAGGCGAAATTTTGTGTATCGCATTGTATATCAAGCTCTTGGCTGGCAAACCATTGAGATTTCCGTGAATACAAACTGATGTAATTATGTGACTCATTTATTTTAGGCTCTAGAATTAGCTCGCAGCTTTTAAATTTGTTGTTATCCGGTTTGATGTCGCCTCCTTCTTTAGCCAATAGCTCAATCAATTTGAGCTCTTTGCAGAGCGTCGCTGCATCGACTTTAAACGAGCACTCATTGCCATTAAATAGAAAATCATATTCATTGAGTTTTCGATGCTCGATAGATTGAATACTGTAACGTGGACCCGTTCTATTCGTGATCTTAGGAGTATATGCTGGTGGCTCAAAAAGTGATATTTGTGATGGGTGAGTTTCTTGGTAGGTTGCAATATAGATTTTATTTTCATCTGGCAGTCCCAGCCATACAGGTTCATTAACGCCTACCTTACTAAGTATTGAAACGAACCCCCGAGCGGGCACCTCTAAATAGCGGTTTTTGAGAAGAGTAGATTGTACGATTGGCCACCGATAAGTCGCATAGAGACCTGAGTGAACGGATAAGTGAGTGCTGATTTCAAGAACTTGTTTTTGGACATCAATATATACACCAAAATAAACGTGGGTGGAGTCAGTCCCAATAATGGCTCTGACCATGAACTCTAATAATTTAATTCTACCGCCTACTTCTAACACGAGACTGTTGCGACATTCCATTAGTACCCTTTATCCTTTACAAAAATGAGAAAATCAAAGTAATCAATGATTTGTTTGATAATTAGTTCAATATGAATCCATAATGGCCACCTAAGCCGATAAGGACGCAATGCAGCAGTGAGTTGCCCACTGATTTCAATTTCAAAAATAGGCGAACCAAATTTTTGTATTAGCTTTTGCCACTGATCTATTGATGTGGAATGAGCGTCCCCGACCAACTTGATGGCAATTGGTTGCAGGTTGAGTGATTGGTAAATGGTCAAAGCGTTGTGTAACTCTCTATACTGGGTAATGTCTCGTTTTTGGCTGAGCAACCGAAGAAATTTTTCGCATCGGTTTCTCATTCTGTTTAAGTTTTTGAGAGGCTTGGTGTGCCATGTGTCTAGGTGCAACGATAATGTCAACCACGCACTGGCTTCGTTAGCTTTGGGGATGAATACGTTAGGAGCGCACTGAGTGGATTGTAACCATGCAATTAAAGTACTGTTGCAGTCTTTATCGTCAGCGTGATGATGCAGTTTTACGAGCTCAGTCGTGTAAACGGAAAATGGGAGATTACTACTAATACGGGGGGCATTGTCGACGAACGTTGTCGAAATATCGTAATAAGTGCTCACACCCCAATGGTGTTTGACCCAATGGCGTAGAGAGTCTAGATGAACAATACCAGTTAGGCTTCTGTCGTTTTCCGATTGAAATAGCTGTTTTTGACGCTCGAAGCCATAATTTGAGTCTGATGTCCAATAGCGAAGGGCTGCTTTGGTGACAGGACGCGGCTTTGCGTTGATTACGATAGAGACCCAGTCTAATAAATGAAGGTAGCTTCCAATCGTTATTGAAGGCGACGCATGACCGAGTTGGCTACTCACCCAACTGAGTATAGAAAAATACGGTGTTAACCTCTGACCACATATTTTGAATGACTGTTTGATTTTTTCTCTCTGTTCACTGGAAAATAGAACGTGTTGATTGAAGTGTAATTTCGGTTCAATGGGAGGTTTAAAGGCTATGACCGACAATAAATAGGTCCAATTGTTAGCAGTACAGTGTCGTAATGAATGTGTGACCAAATCAGGATCTTTGAGTTCATCTCTTAGGTACTCGATAAATATCTTCTCTTGATTAGCATACAAAGATGAATCAAAAAGCGTATTATCTTCGTCCTGTGTTGACCTTAAAATGATACGACGCTCGTTTATTAAAGTGCTGATACTTTTAAGTGCATGATTTGGAATCAGCGCCAATGGGATCTTCCGGTGCGCGTTTTTTGACTTTCGTTTTTTAGCATCAGTAACATAAAGCAATCCGGTATTGAAATCGATGTCCATTATTTGTAATGAAAGCGCTTCATCTTCTCTTAACCCTGCGTAGTAACAAAGCTGCATAAATACGACAATCGGAAGAGGGCTATGGGCATGAGGTGGGTAATAACGACGACATAAAGCATCAAACATGGCTGGCGGAATATAATGTACGCGGGTTAGTTGTTCATGATGAGAGAGCTCTAAAGCGTCGACCTCAATCCTAGGAAAGTCATCGAATTGTCTACAGTACGTTAGGAATCGAATAACGGTACGTTGTCTATCGTTGTTTTTTAATGCATCAAGCCCATATTGGCATCGCGCTTCAAGCTCATGCAGTGGCAGATCTAACACCCCATCCTCAAATCCTGCGACCTTAATAAAAACACTAATGGCCGATTGATAGGTGAGCAGTGAGTCAACAGCAAGTGTGGCCTTCCAAGGTGATCCATATAGAAAAAGGCTCGTTATCCAGTGAACGGGTAGTGCAATTGTCCAATGGTGCCTTTCATTCTGTATGCGTATTAGTGAAGACTTACAGTACTTGGC
The DNA window shown above is from Vibrio artabrorum and carries:
- a CDS encoding site-specific integrase, whose protein sequence is MLGSLEEWIFKIDTALPDTEPSELRDALIIVIHRAYKLESRLFYKNVDLPKHILKKLAKLLTAQAETAHELRATSHVLITLYEAHQQLNPNLFSPTVSLPLRDEKPLFNDTTPPIRVIEALKDCLFNHHPTSKVSAVPLVNIESASLGHAILTVAYRCELKTMQELEALIMLPNEAWQTIIGTYPIVSTLLPNSNRRIYAVEEAILALRRVQLTMNALPCSRQKIRLKESLIDWKTFAKFQYPQHIATLIEALPIDAMVQNLSILDRSEGISHLWQNHHPLKPHTFVRTFAGTVVENPEPSRPSPKVLPTSSIIWNNTLTSEDKSRSKNTHRQLREALEQFKTQSPTQDRRSAAAKYCKSSLIRIQNERHHWTIALPVHWITSLFLYGSPWKATLAVDSLLTYQSAISVFIKVAGFEDGVLDLPLHELEARCQYGLDALKNNDRQRTVIRFLTYCRQFDDFPRIEVDALELSHHEQLTRVHYIPPAMFDALCRRYYPPHAHSPLPIVVFMQLCYYAGLREDEALSLQIMDIDFNTGLLYVTDAKKRKSKNAHRKIPLALIPNHALKSISTLINERRIILRSTQDEDNTLFDSSLYANQEKIFIEYLRDELKDPDLVTHSLRHCTANNWTYLLSVIAFKPPIEPKLHFNQHVLFSSEQREKIKQSFKICGQRLTPYFSILSWVSSQLGHASPSITIGSYLHLLDWVSIVINAKPRPVTKAALRYWTSDSNYGFERQKQLFQSENDRSLTGIVHLDSLRHWVKHHWGVSTYYDISTTFVDNAPRISSNLPFSVYTTELVKLHHHADDKDCNSTLIAWLQSTQCAPNVFIPKANEASAWLTLSLHLDTWHTKPLKNLNRMRNRCEKFLRLLSQKRDITQYRELHNALTIYQSLNLQPIAIKLVGDAHSTSIDQWQKLIQKFGSPIFEIEISGQLTAALRPYRLRWPLWIHIELIIKQIIDYFDFLIFVKDKGY